In Nitrospirota bacterium, the following proteins share a genomic window:
- a CDS encoding DUF2917 domain-containing protein, producing MVSKIPDGKFKGLFKLILDENSILRIDGDRRGTRISCIKGAVYITQQNDIKDHVLPADESFLINRQGRIIIWALSAAAIEIDFCDTGRYCLIERLRRFIAMGGL from the coding sequence ATGGTTTCTAAGATTCCTGACGGTAAATTCAAAGGACTTTTTAAATTGATTCTGGACGAAAACTCTATTCTGAGGATTGACGGCGACCGCAGGGGAACAAGAATATCATGTATAAAAGGCGCTGTATATATTACCCAGCAAAATGATATTAAAGATCATGTACTGCCTGCTGATGAGAGCTTTCTGATTAACAGGCAAGGGCGCATCATTATCTGGGCACTTTCCGCCGCCGCAATAGAAATAGATTTTTGCGATACTGGCAGATACTGCCTGATAGAACGGCTGAGGCGTTTTATCGCAATGGGAGGATTATGA
- a CDS encoding class I SAM-dependent methyltransferase: protein MKLSTISKLTVSGQSSLMFQLLKMSNEFYRLCFVSAALSNGVYDNFIGGKASFERLCEKLGIISNREGLRAWLELGVSLGELKRAGNEYQIKGKLSKTLMKSSNDAYKALLEEIVRYHYPFVMDTPAMLKEQKLFPFDESTGELVARSSRISEPFIFEAVDAAIPAQGDFTLLEIGCGSGIYIQRACARNSRLRAVGLDLQEKVADFARNNITNWGLDNRVTIKHCDVRGYSSSRKFDLITLHQNIYYFPAADRVTLFRHLNNYLKPGGWVLLTTVCQGGSPIMQILNIWASTSEGYGPLPYPEQLCQQFKEAGFAKVKIKRLIPFESFWAFVAAKPY, encoded by the coding sequence ATGAAACTTTCAACTATTTCCAAACTAACGGTCAGCGGGCAGTCCTCTCTGATGTTTCAATTACTTAAAATGAGCAATGAATTTTACCGCTTGTGTTTTGTTTCCGCCGCTTTATCCAATGGCGTTTATGATAATTTTATCGGGGGGAAAGCAAGCTTTGAACGCCTCTGCGAAAAGCTTGGCATTATATCCAACCGCGAAGGGCTTCGGGCCTGGCTTGAACTCGGGGTGAGCCTTGGTGAATTGAAACGCGCCGGAAATGAGTATCAAATAAAGGGCAAGCTGTCAAAGACATTAATGAAATCAAGTAATGACGCGTATAAAGCCCTTCTGGAAGAAATCGTTAGATATCATTATCCCTTTGTGATGGATACGCCGGCTATGCTCAAGGAGCAGAAATTGTTTCCCTTTGATGAATCCACCGGAGAGTTGGTTGCGCGTTCTTCCCGTATAAGCGAGCCTTTTATCTTTGAAGCAGTGGACGCGGCAATTCCCGCGCAGGGGGATTTCACATTGCTGGAGATTGGTTGCGGTTCAGGAATTTACATTCAACGGGCTTGCGCGCGTAATTCAAGGCTCCGCGCCGTCGGCCTTGACCTTCAGGAAAAAGTGGCTGACTTTGCGCGAAATAACATTACGAACTGGGGATTGGATAATCGCGTAACCATTAAACATTGCGACGTGAGGGGTTATTCAAGCAGCCGGAAATTTGACCTGATAACACTCCACCAGAATATCTATTATTTCCCGGCGGCAGACAGGGTGACATTGTTCAGGCACTTAAACAATTATTTAAAACCAGGCGGGTGGGTGTTACTAACAACAGTCTGTCAGGGCGGCAGCCCAATCATGCAGATATTGAATATTTGGGCGTCTACGAGTGAAGGATATGGCCCTTTGCCCTACCCTGAGCAATTGTGTCAGCAATTCAAAGAGGCCGGCTTTGCCAAAGTAAAAATAAAGCGTCTCATACCGTTTGAAAGCTTTTGGGCATTTGTTGCGGCAAAACCATATTAA